The nucleotide sequence GCAGTGGAGGTATCAGTAGACAGCCCCATGCAGTATGGATGCTAGAGTACCTGTGCCTTCAGCAGCACACTGGGCTCTGAGTACAGAGCCTCCCACCTGGAAAGGCAGTGATGATGTGTACACAACAGCCTTGATGGTGTTGTACACCATGGGACAGTTTCACCAGCTCCACCCCCAGGGCAGCATCTCAGATACATCCTTTCCTGCTCCTTTTCCAGCAGTGTCCATGACAGTTGAGTGGAGGTGGCAGAAGGATAGAACACATCCCTACAGTCTGCCTGTCTAACCCATGGTAGCCGGGATTGACCAAAACAGCCTCCCTACTACTTCCCCACATCCCTGACTGAGACCTCAGGCCAGGAGGACAGTGTTGTAGAGACAGCTTAGATCTCAGCCTGTCCACCTCACTGGGCCTTCCTCCTCCTGTCCATAGTCCCCACCTTCTAAAACAGGAGCACAGGCTTCATCTCACAGGCAGCAACTGTGGTGCTACCCTGGCACTTTCCTTGCTCCCCTGTCTTGCTGGCTTGTCCTACCCTTTACTGTCGTCTGCCCTGTATGACCTGCTTGGGGGTCCCTGGTCCTGGAGATAGTGGTTCCCAGGCTCTATGATCCCCATTCTCCCACCATCCCTATGTAACCCCTGAGTTTCTGACAAAACCCAGACTCCTCAGCTTTCTGAAGTTTGCTCTCCTCTGAAAGGAGGGTGGAGGGCACAGCTGTGAGGATAGCTGTGACATGCCATCCCCACGCTGCCATAGCAGTCACTGTTGCCTCTCTGAGTCCCACTTTCCTCATCTGTGAGGTGGGTGTAATAGTACCAGTTCTGCAGAGCTCCTGTGGGGTGAATCTCGGTGTGCAGagctgcaggcagacatgacCCAGCCCTCTCTGAGCATGGTGAACATCATTGTACTGACAATACAATGATGAAAGAAATAACTCCCAAAACTTAAGCTGCTCCCTTTGTGCCTCTACAGTAGTGCAATGTGCCATCCATCCCTTCCAGCCAGCCCACGAGGAAAACATTCCATGTTAAGTTAGAGTGGACTGTGAGCCCAAAAGACAGGcccagaaaaggaaactgagactcaggcctgAGACCTCCCTCAAGTGTAAACTAGGAATACAGTCAGCTGAGGCTGAAGGAGAGTACCATCCTGCTCCATGGGTGAGCAGAGGTCTCCACAGCTAGCCCCTCAGAGGAAAGGAGGCATGGGgcatgggaggagaaaggagcaaaGCCTGAGGACATGCCAGGGCTGAGCCTCTCGGAGTGCTGCTCTGAGAACCAGCCATCACTCCCCAAGGATGTCCTCTGGAGAAACTCATGTACATTTAAGGCATGTTCAGGgccacaaaatagaaaaattagtCAGGCAATGATAacacatagctttaatcccagcactcagaaagcagaggcaggtagatctctgtgagttgaaggccagcctggtctacgttaTATAGATGAGCCAAAGATCAGCCAGCAGGAAAAGAACTAAATAAAACAGTGTTTCAGTTGTATCAATAACAAACCCCACACCTAGAGCCACATAAGAGTGTGGGAAAGGAGAGACTCAGTCAGAGAAGCACATGGCAGAAAACACACAGCACAGCGCATAGATGTCTGTTTCCCCAGAGAGACCGGTCGTTTCAACACACTGTGGGAAACACATCTGCGCACTAAACCCAGAAACAGGAAACAGCAAACACAAAACCCAGGACCTGTCCTtctaggaagagaggaggggttttttgtttgtttgtttgtttttgttttttcgagacagggtttctctgtagcttttggttcctgtcctggaactagctcttgtagaccaggctggcctcaaactcacagagatccgcctgcctctgcctcccgagtgctgggattaaaggtgtgcgccaccactgccgggctaaGAGAGGAGTTTTTGAAGAACCCCGACACTCTGGTCCTTTGCTGAGTGGTGTGGACACTAATGTGCTACTTCCCttctatgcttttttttaatgtctgtgtgtgtatatgtgtgtgtgtgtgtgtgtgtgtgtgtgtgtgtgtgtgtgtgtgtgtgtgtgtatgtctgtgtctatgtatgtctgtggggggggatctgtgtgtctgtctgtgtgggaacatgcatgtgagtgcagagaCCTGTGGAAGCCaggtgagggtgttggattcctggagttagagttataggtgattgtgagcagCCTGGGGTAttggaactgaactctgatctttTGGGAAAGCAGCAAGTactgtagagatcagaggacagcttttccTTCTACAGTGTGGGTTCCAAGGATTAAGCTCCAGCTGTTAGGATTGGCACCCACCGTGCCATCTCACTCCCCAGTCCCTGttttggattgtttgtttgtttgtttgtttgtcgagCAGGGTCTGATGTGactcaagctggcctccaacccaGTATTGGCCAAGGATACCTttatgaccttaaactcctgcctccacgtcccaagtgctaggatcgtTATGTAGCACTGCAtccagcttttttcttttcttgtttgtttgttttgttttgttttgtttttcaagacagggtttctcagtgtagccttggctgtcctggaactcgctctgtagaccaggctggcctcgaattcacagagatctgcctgcctctgcctcctgagtactgggattaaaggtgtgtcccaccaccacccggctcttgttttaattttttcatttttaaagaaatgtggggctgggggggggggtagttcaCTCagtcagtcagtaaaatgcttgctacaGAACCTTGAGAACTGAGCTTTGATCCCACATAACCAACGAAGCTCagtggtgtatgcctataatccaagtgctggggaggcagagacaagaattCCTGGTGCTAGCTGGCATCCAGTCTAGCCAGATCAGCAAATTCTAGGTTCAATtagggaccctgcctcaaaaaaataaggtggaaaaacGATAGAGGAAAGACACCCAATGTTgacaacctctggcttccatacatatgcacatgcataacacacacacacacacacacacacacacacacacacacacgagacagacagacagaaagagaaccCAACCCATTTTAAAATCTGCTCTTCTTTGGGAAATTCAACAAGAAAAGTAGACCAGGCACCGAGACAGGAGACTCTTGGGAATTAGCAGTGCCACTTGTCCTTGGGGCGTGAAGGCCCTCCAGTGAACTGTGGCTTCTGACCAGAGCCTCTGCTTAACAAGCCTGGCCCTGCAAGTGTACGGCCACTGTGAGCCCCAGGCCATCTGGGAGCCAGTTTTCTAGGGTGGCAATGGAGGAACTGAGGCACAAATAAGCAGTGACTTGAGCTGACCTACCCTGTGCCCCGGTGCACACGGCCTCTGTCCCCCGGCTCTGTACAGGCCTGCGGCGGGTGATGGTGCGGGCCCACCGGCAGGCCTGGTGCTGGCAGGATGAGTGGTATGGGCTGACCATGGAGAACATCCGAGAACTGGAAAGGGAAGTACAGCTCATGCTGTCCCGAAAAATGGCCCAGTATGCAGAGAATGAAGGAACGTCGGAGCTCTGCAAGGACAGCTCCCCTCAGGTCCAGGCATCGACAGCAGCCTCTGAACCCAGCAGCAGCAATGGGGAGGCCCTGGGCCGGGGCCTGAAGAAGCAGTGGTCCACCTCCTCCAAGTCCTCGAGATCCTCCAAGCGGGGAGGTGAGCTGGGGTTCCTGCCTTTTGATTCAAGGCTTACCTTCCCAGTTTCCAGGGTAGCCATGCCACTGCTGCGTCCTTGTAGTTCTGGGTCTTTCCTCTGGACATAGTAGAGCTAACTCTGTGGAGCCTTTCACGTTCTAACTGGTACCAGGTGGGACTTAACCTACCATGAAGTGAAGCTGCCTCTTCCACGCAGCACCCCCAGACTTACCTGTAAGCCCCAGACAGACAGTCTGTAACTTCGTGACTCTGGGGAGTGATTCTGGGTAGGCCTCCCAGTAAGAGAAGACATCTTCAAGGTATCAGATCCTGGACCACAAGGTGAAGCAGGGTCTCCCCATGCAGCCAGTCAAGCCCCTGTAACATGCCTTTCCAGCCCAGTGCACCTGGCCCTGGGCTCATGGCATTGGGATGAGGTGAGCCAGTACcttattcttctgtttcttcctgctgccctgccctgTCAGCTCTGCTGGGGCCACATTTAAGGAGCTTACTTATGGTCAGGTCCAGCTCTACTCTGAGCATACACTCTAAGCTCTCCCTGGACAAGGCAGCCAAGTGGTCTACATAGGTGGGCCCTAGACACTCAGCCCctgctttcttcatttctgtctagAGTGAACTTTTCTGATGGTGCCCACTTAGCCCTCCAAGCTGTCATCACAATTCCCTGCCTGCTGTGACTGGCTCAACAGAGTTTTTCTCTGCAGGCCAGACCATCACACAAGGGTTTTGCCTTTCAGCCAGCCCCTCCAGACATAGCATCTCAGAGTGGAGGATGCAGAGCATCGCCAGGGACTCTGATGAAGGCTCGGAAGATGAGTTCTTTGATGCACAAGGTAGGTAGACAGCTCCTACAGCCTGTGGGGACTTCTGGGGCCAAATGCAAAGAATTGTTAAAGGGTATGAAGCACCTGTCACTGTACTGCTCCTGTGACCTGTACCTACACCGTCACAGGGGGCAGCCTGGGGCTTGGATATAGAACACAGAGAATGAAATGAGGTCACTGGGAAGCCACCTCACTTGAGTTTAGGGTCTAAGTCAGGACTTAGGGCATAGAAGGAGAGTGCTGTTCTCTTGAACAGGAATAGGTAGGTTCTACCTACCCATACCTACATAGTCGTATGTATACTTACATAGCCATACCTACCCCCACCTCATAAATGACACAGAGTTCTACCAAAACCTTTCCCAGATTAATTTGTCTCCATAAGTATGACTTAACAGCATCCTCAATTTTTGTGCTTGTTTTATTGTGCTGTTGCTTTTCTTCATTAAATTAATGTAAATTAATATGCATCTAATGTGGATACTTTAGAAAAAGCAATAAGCAGAAACTAGATGAACTTAACCATTTTCCCACTAATGGCAATAAGTACAGCGGGCACACAGCCAATTGCTCACCTGTGCCGGAAAATGCAAGCACTGCCTTACACGAAACCACAAAGATGCTCTCAACAAAGTCAAAGGGGCCAGCAGGCAAGCCCAGGAAGATGGGTGCTACTGCACGCTGGCAGCCCCGCCCGCCCCAGAGCACACAAATAACAGGAGTGCAGAATGATGAGAGCATGCCCACAGCTGAAGAGCAGGGTCCTCTCGTCCTGTGTCCTAGCGTGGAGGGGCAGAGGAGCTGCCCACATGTGACATCTTAATTACCTGGCCAGCCATACCTACAGGGAGAGAACATGGGGGAGTCCGTGTCCTGGCTTGTCCTGGAGTTAGACAACCTGGAAAGGGGCCACAGGGGACTCCTGAGCCAATCTCTGCACTTGACAAGAATGGAGAAGGGTGTCTTTAGTGCCCCACCCTTCCCAGCTGGCTCTTTTTTccttgaaagaggaaaaacaccTCATGTTAAAAAAGACTGTAGGGCAAAGGCACAGCTGCCAAAGCAGCAGGCTTCTCAGGTCCTGCCCAGGAGCCAAGGAGGAGAGGGCGGCCAGCATAAGCTTGAGCCCAGGCAGCTGCCCGACCCTGGGAGCAGTTCTGGGGAAGCAGAAATGAGAGTCCAGTCTTGGGTGACATGTTCACAGCAGCACCTTCCCTGAGCTGTGTCTTTCTGGATGTTAAACAGCATCAGCTGTGAATGGATAAACAGGGACAAGGGTAGGTCTGCAGAGAGAAGGAGGTGCCACCACACTCTGCAGAGAAGTCGAACCTCAAAAGCACAGAGCTGTGAGGACACAGTCACGCACGGAAGACCACacagtgtgtgactgtgtccaCTGAAAATGCCCAGAGTCGGCAGAGGCCTGGATGAGAGTTCGTTATGCTGTGAGGCCTGACTGCTTGTCATCAAGCATGAAGCTTCTATTCGAGGTAATGggaatattttagaattaaataatGATGTGCCCACAGCATAATGAATATACTACATGTCCCTTTAATATGGTGTGGATGGGAATTTCTGTGATTGGCCAGTTGGTTTGCAGCTGCCTGGCTGTCCTATTAAGACagagctgaggggctggagagatagctcagaggttaagagcattgcctgctcttccagaggtcctgagttcagttccagaaaccacatggtggctcacaaccatctgtaacgaggtctggtgccctcttctggcctgcaagcatacacacagacagaatactgtatacataataaataaataaatatttaaaaaaaaaagacagagctgAGAACACTGGGCATGCAGACTCCAGGAACATAGGAGGTTCAGTGTGTCCCCAGTCCCCACTgaagtctctctttctcccccagagGATCTGTACAATGAGGAAGTATTCCCCAAGGACATCACTAAATGGAACTCCAATGACCTCATGGACAAAATGGAAAATCCAGAGCCTGAGGACCCACAGGGTAACCAGCCTGGGGGGTGAGGGTGTGGCCTACTCTTGTCTTACCCAGTTCTCACACAATGGTGGGTCCCAGGGGTTTGCGGGATTCCTGGGCCACAGCTCCCTTTGGCTACCAGGTGTCCACAACACCAGTAGTTAGTGTGGCTTCTGTGTTGCAGACGGTCTATATGGCCAGAGTGGCCCTGAGTTCAGGGTGGCCTCCAGTGTGGAGCAGCTGAACATCATTGAGGTGGGTGCTCTGGACACTGAGTGACTAAGGCTGTGGGGAGGGGACTGGGGGCTGGGGGCCCAGTACAGAGGCAAAGCTCCCCAGAGCCAGACATTCACCAGAGAGGCTGGGGTCCCTTTCCCTGCCACCTTCTGTGGAGACACTAGCTAGCCCCATCTCTGTGATATTCCTGAGAACCAAGGACAGCAGACAGCCCCCAAGAAAAACCTTGACTAAGCTCCTCCTTGGGAAAATACAATGAGAACCTTGTAAATTCCAGAGTAAAGCTAAGAACTTCACCATGTTCCCATTCTTTCCGTGGCaccagaagagagaaggaagcaaaagaaggaagcaaaagtCGCATAGGCAGAAGTGACATGGCTGTGGCCCTTGGAGTCAGGCAGAACTCAGTGTGTCCAATAAAGCCGTCTTTCTGGAGCCTGTGTCCGCTTTGGGGGTTCTTTGCTAAGCTCGTGCTCCTTCCACCTGCAGGCCGTCAGAGCTGTTTGCACTGGGGCAGGAGCCAGGCCTGGCCAGGGTTGTCCCATGCTGGGTCACAGTCACTGCCCTGCTGTTTGCAGACTGCCCAAGGTGGATATAGCACCTCCATGGGAACTCTGGTCTCCCTGGGGGCTTCTCCTTTGAGGTCTAGAAGGGGTAGTAGATGAAGGGAACGATTGTCAGTTGTTGCTGCTTAATGTTAGACAAAGCAAGCAGAGGGCCTTCCAACTCAGCAcacacagctctgactgtcccccaggagaggggaggagcCTGCGGCTCAGGATCTGTCTTGGGATGTACATTTGGAGGAGCCCAGCACTGATTCTGGCGACTGCCATCCAAAGTCAGACCCTTCAGCCCATACTAGCCCCCAAACCGGAACCTTCCTTCGTGGAAGGATGGCTTGATAGGAACAttgagtgggggggaggggttgcCCTGGCTCTCCATAGCTGCCTTCACTACTCTTGTGAGCTCTGTTCCCACTAGAGTTCAGGACAGGGGGAGTTCCTGTCTTAGGCTGGATGTGAAGAAAGCTGTTTCTGGGCTTATGGGGGTTCCTGAAGGGTTAACCAGTAAGGAGTCCAGCCTGATAAGTGCACGGAGGACAATCTGGACACCCCACCAGTCCAGTCCCACCCACCCTCAGGTAACAAGTATAGCTGAATTACACCACCCTGTCGAGGAGCTGGCAGGCTGCTGTAGATAATTTTCCCATAACCTTGTGCTCATCGTATTGGAGAAGTCCCTGTACTTGGTCCTGACGGGAGTAACCCAGGCCAGCCTGTGGTGGGCAGTCCTGAATGTGCAATTGTTCTACCCCAGCCCCTGGAGGATGAGCACACTCTACTCTCTTTCCCATCTACTCCCACGCCCCAGGACTCAACAGACACAAACCAGGGCTCATTCTCAGACATGTACCTGGAACTCAGGGACGGGGCCACAGCCTGGGCTGCCAGGAGAACTACCAGGAGCTTCGGGGGCTATTCTCTCCTGGTGCTAATGAGCTGTATGACCAGTGCCTGGGCCTCCCCAACCTACCACCTTGTCTATGAAAGGAATAGCTCTGTACCCCCTTGCATAGCTGAGCATTATCTCAGGGTCTCACTTTGACTTCATAGTAGGCCTGGTCAGCAGGAAGGTAGGCTTGTGGTTTGCTCTTCCTCTCCTGTCCTGCTGCAGTGTGCTGGGACCCCGCCTCTACTAGGATCCCTCTGTTCTTGAGGATCTTGGTCTTAGAGTCTGGAAGTAACAGGGCTTTGGACTGAGTGACAAGTGGAGGACCTCAGAGCCTGACTACTTCCCTTGCCTCGGCCACTCCTAATGATTCTGTCTCTGGACCAGCATGGCCTCACTATTTGGGCCAAACCAGACCTATATCTAAAAGCGGACATGCAGCAGGCATCCAGAGGCTTGATTGCCCAAGCAGAAGCTGGTGCCTGAAACCCTGGTGGTTTCTCTAGAAGATTCCCTTTCTTGAGTCTGCTGTGACCCTGGTCAGGCCACACCACCTCCTCCAGTCTTTGTCCTTGCAGGGATCCAAGGGAAGGCTGAGGCTGTGAACCCAGACCTCATAACCAGATCACCAAAAGCCAGGTTATCTGGGGATTTAGCTTAggggtagaatgtttgcctatcACATATGTatgaggtcctaagttcaagtcccagcacgaCAAAAACTGACTAGGGCATCTGGTGCCTGGCAAGGAATTCATACCCACCACTGCCCATGCAGGATGAGGTGAGCCAGCCACTAGCCGCGCCACCCTCCAAGATTCacgtgctgctgctggtgctgcatGGAGGCACCATTCTGGACACTGGAGCCGGGGACCCCAGCTCCAAGCAGGGTGACACCAATACTATCACCAACGTGTTCGACACCGTCATGCGTGTGCACTACCCCAGTGCCCTAGGCCACCTAGCTATCCGCCTGGTGCCCTGCCCACCCATCTGTGCTGACGCCTTCGCCCTTGTCTCCAAGTGAGTGGCAAATGCCTGCCAACACCCATCATGCCCCGCAGGGAGAAGCAACCACAGCTGTCCCCACCTGAAACCCTGAACAGTATGTGACTCTCCAGAATTAGGTCCTCTGTCCAGATTGTCCTTTCTACCATCCATCCCTCAGCCTGGGGGCCACAGAGCCTGTGCCGACAAGATAAGTTCAGATTCTAGGAGGACCATCCTCAGGCTGAATTCATGTTCAATTCTGTAGAGTAGAGATGCTGGCCTGCCTTGGGTTGAGTCTGTTCAGTGGCCCTGGCTCTCGGAGGCTGCTCAAGGCCTCCCTGGGAGTGTCTGCATGAGTGGTCTGGGGCAGGTAGCTCTGTTTGACCTGCTTTCTAGATGGGGGAGACCTTTGGGTCAAGCTCAGTTTACCTGCCCTCTGCTGACACAGCCCCTCCCCTCAGCCTCAGCCCCTACGGCCATGATGAGGGCTGTCTGTCTAGCAGCCAGGACCACATCCCCCTGGCTGCCCTGCCCCTGCTGGCCACTTCTTCACCCCAGTATCAGGAGGCAGTTGCTACAGTGATTCAGCGGGCTAACCTGGCCTATGGAGACTTTATCAAGTCCCAGGAAGGTGTGACCTTCAACGGACAGGTGAGTGATGACAGAAAGTAGGGAAAGACCTTCCAGGGTGGGCTGGCAAAGAACCAGGGGGAGCCGAGGGTGGAGGTGCTTTTCCCAATTAGCAACCCAGCAAGCAAGCAAGACTCAGGCCTCTACCATCTTGCCTCCAGGTCTGCCTGATTGGAGATTGTGTTGGGGGTATCCTGGCATTTGATGCCTTATGCTACAGTGGCCAGCCAGTGTCTGAGAGTCAAAGCAGCAGCCGCCGGGGCAGTGTGGTCAGCATGCAGGTACCTAAGCAGGGGCAGAGGGTGGAGCGGCCTTTGTTCTCAGACCCCCACTAAGGCCTGCTATCTCTGATGTACTGCGGAGACTGGCTGCCTTTCCTGCTGTAGGACACCAAGCAATCAGCTGGCCTGGGTTGTGTCCCACAAGCAGCATGCCCAGCCAGAGCCCTGAGGAACTGACTTGCACACCACAATCCATGCTCTGTCTATTCTGTCCATTCAAAATGTCCAAGCCCATAAGGCCCAGCAGGAGTTGCCCAACAAAACAGGAGGATGAGAGGGCTAGGAGACACATAGAGAGCATATGTCCTGGGTCTCAGGCTAAGTGAACAATACCCAAGGCAGGTCAACAGCAGCCCAAAAGAGCTGAAAGTGTACCTCAGTGTCCCCCAGCAGACAGATGGGAAGGACACAGGCGGCAGGCTAGAGCTTGGGGTCTTGAGAACCATTGCAGTGTGTTAGAGCCCAGGAGAGCATGTGGCTTCACACACCAGGGTCTACACTGCATGGAACAACTCTGGTTCTAGGAGGTGAGATGGGCACACCCTATTCCCCTCTTTGTCTGACCCTGATGTCTTCCAGTTGTAGAGTGGCCATCACCTGGGAGAGATCACTGTATGCCAAGCCAGTCCTGGAATGAAGGCTGCTAGGACTTAGCCAGTAGTCTGAGGGGCAGTGGGAGACAAGACTTTCCCCTCTGGTTGGGTGAGAAGcctgcagctgggcagtggccAGCAGGGCCTGGAGTCAGGAGGGAGGGGTTCACAGAACAATGAAGAAGGGCCTAGGCTGGGGACCACCTGGCAGTGAGCCTCCATGGCCATTCCAGGACGCTGACCTGCTGTCCCCGGGCATCCTGGTGAATGCAGCACACTGCTCCAGTGGTAGTGGCGGTGGCGGAGGCTCCAGCCTGGAGAGTAGTCGGCACCTGAGCCGCAGCAACATTGACATCCCCCGCAGCAATGGCACCGAGGACCCCAAAAGGCAGCTGCCCCGCAAAAGGAGCGACTCATCCACCTATGAGCTGGACACCATCCAGCAGCACCAGGCCTTCCTGTCCAGGTAGGGTTTGAGAATGCTACTTAGAAGGAGAAATGGAGGAACCAGGGTACTCCTTCACCAATCCACATGCCAGTTGCATGCACGCTGTTATGGGGGTTCCTGTTTGAAGGACTTCCCAGCTTACCAGGTACTGTGGTCCTGTATACAAGGGCCACCCTTAGCTCCTGGAAACACACTGTCCTGAGGGTGGGAGTGAGGTGGAGTCGTGGTATCTAAAGGCAGGAGGCTCCCTGAAGAGGTTGTGACCCACTATCACTAGGAGTGTCCCAGCAGGTAACCCTGCACTCATGACAGCACAGGGCTCAGTCCCTAAGAGACCGTGAAACCCAGCCTGACCCTTGTGAAGCTGACCCTGGGTGACCTGCATGTCCCCCACTGCAGCCTTCATGCCAGCGTACTGAGGAACGAGCCCAGCTCCCGCCGCTCAAGCAGTTCTACGATGCTGGACGGTGCCGGGGCCCTGGGCAAGTTTGACTTCGAGATCGCTGACCTCTTCCTCTTCGGGTGCCCACTGGGGCTAGTCCTAGCCTTGAGGAAAACAGTCGTCCCCTCCCTGGATGGTGAGAGGCCTGCAGGGATAAGACAGGTTACATGAACTGGACAGGAGATTCCATGGGTCAGTCACAAGGCCATGGCCACATGCCAACCCTCTCAATATCTCCATTGcccttctccacctctccagcagcTCAGTCACTTGCCCATCCCTGAAACCACTTCGTACCTCTCTCTAAGGTCCCCTGAAGCAGACCGGATGCAGAGCAGGTCAGGGAGGACAGAAAAAAGAGACCAGTCTTTGGTGTAGGGTTCACCCATAGAGACAGATGAGGCCGTAGTACCTCACAGTCTATAGAGATGGGCAGTAGGGTAGTATCCTGCCATCCCAGAAATCCCTGATCCTTGCCAGGGTTAGCCAGCACAGCCCCAGAGATGTGCATGATCCAGCGGCAGAAGAGCAACAGGTTCAGAGGGGCTTAGATGAACAAAGCTCTAGCAGGTGAACTATGGGGCTGGATTATAGGTGCAACAGCAGCCCCATTGGTGAGGGAAAGTCTTAGCCCTAAGGGCACTCCACAACTGAGCATACTCCCCAGGGCAGCTGTCTCCCTGCACAATAGGACCAgattctcacacacatgcaaagaccATTCTGTGGGACTCCCTGCCACCCTGAGGAAGAATAAGGTGGCGCCACACATGCTGGTGTGCAGAGACAAAGTTCAGAAAGCTTAGTTTGTGCTCATGTGGATTAGAAGGGAGGTGCCTAATtcccagggaagacacacgcttgACACAGTCTAGGAGTGGGCaaacatggggtgggggtgggggtgaccaTGACTTCAGCCTGCGTTCCTATGACACCCAGTTGAAAATGTGCATGGAGCCCTCCGCTCTGCTGCTCAACACATTCCCTCAAACTGTCTTACCAAAGTTACTATCATTTCTCCAACTCAAAAATAAATtggagctgggcatgatggcacatctTGTCGCAGCccggagagactgaggcagggagagTTCCAGTTTAATATTATcaggggctacatagtgagaccctgtctcaaaaaaataattatctttattaaTAAATGGACAATGAACCACACAGATcccaaattgatttttaaaaatggcaaagGGTGCCTGGGCCCCAGGCCCCCACCTACTACCCAAAGTCTCCTTTCTTTGCACCCTCCACTCCCAGTTTTCCAGCTGCGACCAGCTTGTCAGCAAGTGTACAACCTCTTCCACCCTGCGGACCCTTCAGCCTCCCGCCTAGAACCGCTGCTGGAGCGGCGCTTCCACACCCTGCCACCCTTCAACATCCCCCGATACCAGCGCTACCCGCTGGGGGATGGCTGCTCCACACTGCTGGGTGAGGCTTCCCAGGAAGGTGGGGATTGTTTTCAAGTTGGGGATAGCTGTAACTGCTATGGTATAGCCCCCGACACACTGGGTATTCCCAAAGGGAAGCAGCATCAGACCCCCGTCCCCACTGGGCATCTGTTCCATCTAAACACTTGCTGAGGTGCACATGTAATTTTCCTCCCTGACCCCTGTGGGGCAAGAGAGACTTCTGCCTATCGAAGCCGGCTGAGGGGTCCCAGCAACAGCCAGGGCCATAGTCCCTTCCCTACTGCCTAGGGCTTCCAACCTAATGGGGAAGGAGTTACAGGCCTTCTGCAAATTGAGGTGTAGGCCGGGCCCATTGTGATAGGCAGCTGGCCCAGAGATGGCCGGGAGTATGGGAGGGACTGGCCCATCCTCTTGCTCCAGCGTGTATCCTGGCATCATGTTGTCATGTCCTGGTCCTCGAGGAGCCTTGTTTGTGCCAGCATGTGTGCAGATGGCCCACTTGAGTGTCTGTTCTTgtcctctctgctctcttcccgTCTGCCTCCAGTAGAGACCGTGCAGAGAAACCCAGAGCTGGTCTTGGAGGGCGGCTCCCTGGCCCCTCTCCCCCACGGGGACAGCTTCCTGGAGACCAGTGTCCCTGTTCCCGCGCTCACCTGGCAGGATGGGCCCCGCCAGAGCCCGGGCTGTGCTGAGTGTGTGTACCCCCACTCCTAGTGACTGATGTCTGC is from Microtus pennsylvanicus isolate mMicPen1 chromosome 1, mMicPen1.hap1, whole genome shotgun sequence and encodes:
- the Pitpnm2 gene encoding membrane-associated phosphatidylinositol transfer protein 2 isoform X7; its protein translation is MIIKEYRIPLPMTVEEYRIAQLYMIQKKSRNETHGQGSGVEILENRPYTDGPGGSGQYTHKVYHVGMHIPGWFRAILPKAALRVVEESWNAYPYTRTRFTCPFVEKFSIDIETFYKTDTGENNDVFSLSPVEKNQLITDIIDIVKDPVPPSEYKTEEDPKLFQSIKTHRGPLSDNWIQEYKKRLLPIMCAYKLCKVEFRYWGMQSKIERFIHDTGLRRVMVRAHRQAWCWQDEWYGLTMENIRELEREVQLMLSRKMAQYAENEGTSELCKDSSPQVQASTAASEPSSSNGEALGRGLKKQWSTSSKSSRSSKRGASPSRHSISEWRMQSIARDSDEGSEDEFFDAQEDLYNEEVFPKDITKWNSNDLMDKMENPEPEDPQDGLYGQSGPEFRVASSVEQLNIIESKAKNFTMFPFFPWHQKREGSKRRKQKSHRQK